A stretch of Allostreptomyces psammosilenae DNA encodes these proteins:
- a CDS encoding HAD family hydrolase — protein MALNADGTVRAVWTDFGGVLTSSNDETTVAFCQRVGLRPDQWLDAVTKVTRTYGTTDPMEPLDTPMVSELDWARQVEQVLARDHGVEIDLGDPGEYWFTDRPVNTEWLQALRALRAEGVFVGLLSNMVPTWDRHWRRMVPPEGLFEGLVLSYEVGCRKPSKEIFEVAAGVAQVPPEQCLLVDDLARNCAGAEGAGWRAVEFTTAAEAIPQVAALTGIKLGTADVVEEES, from the coding sequence ATGGCGTTGAACGCCGACGGCACCGTGCGTGCCGTGTGGACCGACTTCGGGGGCGTGCTGACGTCGTCGAACGACGAGACGACGGTCGCCTTCTGCCAGCGGGTCGGCCTGCGGCCCGACCAGTGGCTGGACGCGGTGACCAAGGTGACCAGGACCTACGGCACCACCGACCCGATGGAACCGCTGGACACCCCGATGGTCAGCGAGCTGGACTGGGCCCGCCAGGTCGAGCAGGTGCTGGCCCGGGACCACGGGGTCGAGATCGACCTCGGTGACCCGGGCGAGTACTGGTTCACCGACCGCCCGGTGAACACCGAGTGGCTCCAGGCCCTGCGCGCCCTGCGGGCCGAGGGCGTCTTCGTCGGCCTGCTGTCCAACATGGTGCCCACCTGGGACCGGCACTGGCGCCGGATGGTGCCGCCGGAGGGCCTCTTCGAGGGCCTGGTCCTGTCCTACGAGGTCGGCTGCCGCAAGCCCTCCAAGGAGATCTTCGAGGTGGCCGCCGGCGTCGCCCAGGTCCCGCCGGAGCAGTGCCTGCTGGTCGACGACCTCGCGCGCAACTGCGCCGGCGCGGAGGGCGCCGGCTGGCGTGCGGTCGAGTTCACCACCGCCGCCGAGGCGATCCCCCAGGTCGCCGCCCTCACCGGGATCAAGCTCGGCACCGCCGACGTCGTCGAAGAGGAGTCCTGA
- a CDS encoding aldo/keto reductase — MTASEAAAVGRTSLGGDLEVSVLGLGCMGMAEFYGDTDDQESIRTIHQALDLGVNFIDTAYMYGGGRSEEIVGKALATVPRENVVLATKCGLLRTEDGVRIDGRPEHIRQAIDESLARLGTDHVDLYYLHRVDPEVPVEESIGAMSELVTAGKVRFLGISEAGPDSLRAAHATHRMTALQSEYSLGTRAPEFGALPVCRELGIGFVAWGPLSRGLLTGTITGVQDFQGIDIRRILPRFAEDNLAHNLAIVARVTEVAEELGCTTAQLALAWLINQGIVPIPGPKVREHLEENVGAASVELSDETMKRLDEILPPNAFLGDRFHGPMMDTVDR; from the coding sequence ATGACGGCGAGCGAAGCAGCAGCCGTGGGCCGGACCTCGCTGGGAGGCGACCTGGAGGTCTCGGTGCTCGGCCTCGGCTGCATGGGCATGGCCGAGTTCTACGGGGACACCGACGACCAGGAGTCGATCCGGACCATCCACCAGGCCCTGGACCTCGGGGTGAACTTCATCGACACCGCCTACATGTACGGCGGCGGGCGCAGCGAGGAGATCGTCGGCAAGGCGCTGGCCACGGTCCCCCGGGAGAACGTGGTGCTGGCCACCAAGTGCGGCCTGCTGCGCACCGAGGACGGGGTGAGGATCGACGGCCGGCCGGAGCACATCCGCCAGGCGATCGACGAGAGCCTCGCCCGGCTGGGCACCGACCACGTGGACCTGTACTACCTGCACCGGGTGGACCCCGAGGTGCCGGTGGAGGAGTCCATCGGCGCCATGTCGGAGCTGGTGACGGCCGGCAAGGTGCGCTTCCTGGGCATCTCCGAGGCCGGCCCGGACAGCCTGCGGGCGGCCCACGCCACGCACCGGATGACCGCGCTGCAGTCGGAGTACTCGCTGGGCACCCGGGCGCCGGAGTTCGGCGCGCTGCCGGTCTGCCGGGAGCTGGGCATCGGCTTCGTCGCCTGGGGCCCGCTCAGCCGCGGTCTGCTGACCGGCACGATCACCGGCGTGCAGGACTTCCAGGGCATCGACATCCGCCGCATCCTGCCGCGGTTCGCCGAGGACAACCTGGCGCACAACCTGGCGATCGTGGCGCGGGTCACCGAGGTGGCCGAGGAGCTCGGCTGCACCACGGCCCAGCTGGCGCTGGCGTGGCTGATCAACCAGGGCATCGTGCCGATCCCCGGCCCGAAGGTACGCGAGCACCTGGAGGAGAACGTCGGGGCGGCGTCGGTGGAGCTCTCCGACGAGACCATGAAGCGGCTCGACGAGATCCTCCCGCCGAACGCCTTCCTCGGCGACCGGTTCCACGGGCCGATGATGGACACCGTCGACCGCTGA
- a CDS encoding PadR family transcriptional regulator, protein MSLGHGLLGLLAEGPASGYDLSRRFQQELGQVWPAQHPKIYAELSRLAEAGLIEVDSRGPRGRKAYRITDAGLAEVRRWLAEDEVDHTMRMESLLRSFFFWLMPPEELAAHLERERAFFTETARVFRQFAAAKDRGDFGSSPHTQSTRVAIEAGARLYEALATWAEWARTVPPAVPPATGEEAGGDAPAAATPADDVTDGAPAG, encoded by the coding sequence GTGTCGTTGGGGCACGGTTTGCTGGGTCTTCTCGCGGAGGGGCCGGCGAGCGGCTACGACCTGTCGCGCCGCTTCCAGCAGGAGCTGGGCCAGGTGTGGCCGGCGCAGCACCCGAAGATCTACGCCGAGCTTTCCCGTCTGGCGGAGGCCGGTTTGATCGAAGTCGACAGCCGCGGGCCGCGCGGGCGGAAGGCCTACCGGATCACCGACGCCGGCCTGGCCGAGGTCCGCCGCTGGCTGGCCGAGGACGAGGTCGACCACACCATGCGGATGGAGTCGCTGCTGCGCTCCTTCTTCTTCTGGCTGATGCCGCCGGAGGAGCTGGCCGCGCACCTGGAGCGCGAGCGCGCCTTCTTCACCGAGACCGCCCGGGTCTTCCGGCAGTTCGCCGCCGCCAAGGACCGCGGCGACTTCGGCAGCAGCCCGCACACCCAGTCCACCCGGGTGGCCATCGAGGCCGGCGCGCGGCTGTACGAGGCGCTGGCCACCTGGGCGGAGTGGGCGCGCACCGTCCCGCCGGCCGTCCCGCCCGCCACCGGGGAGGAGGCCGGCGGGGACGCCCCGGCCGCCGCCACGCCGGCGGACGACGTCACCGACGGCGCCCCGGCCGGCTGA
- a CDS encoding SDR family NAD(P)-dependent oxidoreductase translates to MADSRAVFITGAAGGIGTATVKALVERGFQVYAGVRGEAPHLRGSNVELVQVDVTDPDSVAAAAKEVGRRLGGRGLHALINNAGIIVQGPLELLSPSEVRKQFEVNVFGVVETTRAFLPLVRKGQGRIINLSAATARTAMPYLGAISASKAALESFSSVARVELAPWKIPVVIIEPGAVDTTLLSKSGAAAQANLASEDPERVTLYANQLEAIQKAMAGQKPSPVKVVTDVVVKAVEANRPKPLYTAGSDARLLGFLSRLPLGVRDRMLTNAMGLNKVSPASTGTTASR, encoded by the coding sequence ATGGCTGACTCGCGAGCGGTATTCATCACCGGTGCTGCCGGGGGTATCGGAACGGCGACGGTCAAGGCCCTCGTCGAGCGCGGATTCCAGGTGTACGCGGGCGTCCGCGGCGAGGCCCCGCACCTGCGCGGCAGCAACGTCGAGCTCGTCCAGGTCGACGTCACCGACCCGGACAGCGTCGCGGCGGCGGCCAAGGAGGTGGGCCGCCGGCTCGGCGGCCGCGGCCTGCACGCGCTGATCAACAACGCCGGCATCATCGTGCAGGGCCCGCTGGAGCTGCTCTCCCCCAGCGAGGTGCGCAAGCAGTTCGAGGTGAACGTCTTCGGCGTCGTGGAGACCACCCGGGCCTTCCTGCCGCTGGTGCGCAAGGGGCAGGGCCGGATCATCAACCTCAGCGCCGCCACGGCCCGCACCGCCATGCCGTACCTCGGCGCCATCTCGGCCAGCAAGGCGGCCCTGGAGTCGTTCTCCTCGGTGGCGCGCGTCGAGCTGGCGCCGTGGAAGATCCCCGTGGTGATCATCGAGCCCGGCGCCGTGGACACCACCCTCCTGTCCAAGTCCGGGGCCGCCGCCCAGGCCAACCTGGCCTCCGAGGACCCGGAGCGGGTGACGCTCTACGCCAACCAGCTGGAGGCCATCCAGAAGGCCATGGCCGGCCAGAAGCCGTCCCCGGTCAAGGTCGTCACCGACGTCGTGGTCAAGGCGGTGGAGGCCAACCGGCCGAAGCCGCTGTACACCGCCGGCTCGGACGCGCGCCTGCTCGGCTTCCTGTCCCGGCTGCCGCTGGGCGTGCGGGACCGCATGCTCACCAACGCCATGGGGCTGAACAAGGTCTCCCCGGCGAGCACCGGCACCACCGCGTCGCGGTAG
- a CDS encoding beta-ketoacyl-ACP synthase III — MARAAVLAGLSAYLPPRVVPNAHFADLRLSDEWISTRTGISERRWVQGQSTSDISVEAGAEALKSYGSDDIDLVILATQSPDHFAPSSAPAVASRLGLGGVPAFDLAAACSGFLYGLATASSLIRTGQAERILFIAAETASLYLNPKDRNTAPIFADGAGAVVLRAGEDDEPGSLGGFDLGSDGDLAHLVLVPGGGSRARADGWALDDRAHLVMQGRELFVNAVTRMSESSTKVLEEAGWKPDEVDLVVGHQANRRILEAVGHELGIEPERMYINIDHTGNTVAATIPIALTEAVREGALRPGHRVLLTAFGAGATWGSTLLRWPEISLA, encoded by the coding sequence GTGGCCCGTGCAGCCGTCCTCGCCGGTCTGTCGGCGTACCTGCCGCCCCGCGTGGTGCCCAACGCGCACTTCGCCGACCTGCGGCTGAGCGACGAGTGGATCTCCACCCGCACCGGCATCAGCGAGCGCCGCTGGGTGCAGGGCCAGTCCACCTCGGACATCTCCGTGGAGGCCGGCGCCGAGGCGCTGAAGTCCTACGGCTCCGACGACATCGACCTGGTCATCCTGGCCACGCAGTCGCCCGACCACTTCGCCCCCAGCAGCGCCCCCGCGGTCGCCAGCCGGCTGGGCCTGGGCGGCGTGCCGGCCTTCGACCTGGCGGCGGCCTGCTCCGGGTTCCTCTACGGCCTCGCCACCGCCTCCAGCCTGATCCGCACCGGCCAGGCCGAGCGGATCCTGTTCATCGCCGCGGAGACCGCCTCCCTCTACCTCAACCCCAAGGACCGCAACACGGCGCCGATCTTCGCCGACGGCGCCGGCGCGGTGGTGCTGCGGGCCGGCGAGGACGACGAGCCGGGCAGCCTGGGCGGCTTCGACCTCGGCAGCGACGGCGACCTCGCCCACCTGGTGCTGGTCCCCGGCGGCGGCTCCCGGGCCCGCGCCGACGGCTGGGCCCTCGACGACCGCGCCCACCTGGTGATGCAGGGCCGGGAGCTGTTCGTCAACGCCGTGACCCGGATGTCCGAGTCCTCCACCAAGGTGCTGGAGGAGGCCGGCTGGAAGCCGGACGAGGTGGACCTGGTGGTCGGTCACCAGGCGAACCGCCGGATCCTGGAGGCCGTCGGCCACGAGCTCGGCATCGAGCCCGAGCGCATGTACATCAACATCGACCACACCGGCAACACGGTCGCGGCGACCATCCCCATCGCGCTGACCGAGGCCGTGCGCGAGGGCGCGCTGCGCCCCGGACACCGTGTGCTGCTCACCGCGTTCGGCGCCGGCGCCACCTGGGGTTCCACCCTGCTGCGGTGGCCCGAGATCTCGCTGGCCTGA
- a CDS encoding MFS transporter → MTQDAVAASPAAPPTARLHAGSPMVRLLAVVAGLCVANLYYALPLLPAIAESLDRPADEVAPLLSLTQIGYAAGLLLLVPLGDMVDRRRLASVLVAAAGVVLLIIPFTSGPLMFVLFTVLGVVSVPAMVIVPWVADLVSDEERGRTVAAVMTGLILGTLLCRTFAGALADVTTWQVVYWVAAGFMVLCLLVLRRVPDDAAAGRDRISPTGLGYVTLIASIPAIALRRRAVVERCVYGALGFGAFSLFWTGLPLFLAEEPFSYGPGAIGLFGLLGAAGAVGAGLAGRLADRNLQAVTTVCAFLIVGLCFLGLGTGLDGLAAIIVATLLLDLAIQGAHITNQSVIYQGAPLVRSRITTAYMTSYFAGGAIGSALATAMWSGGGWRAVCLLGAGFAALALLVFVVRAAVGRMVAGRGGGQGAGGVG, encoded by the coding sequence ATGACCCAGGACGCCGTCGCGGCCTCGCCCGCCGCGCCCCCAACCGCCCGACTGCACGCCGGCAGCCCGATGGTGCGGCTGCTCGCCGTCGTGGCCGGGCTCTGCGTGGCCAACCTCTACTACGCGCTGCCGCTGCTGCCCGCCATCGCCGAGTCGCTGGACCGTCCGGCCGACGAGGTCGCGCCGCTGCTGTCGCTGACCCAGATCGGCTACGCGGCGGGGCTGCTGCTGCTCGTGCCGCTGGGCGACATGGTGGACCGCCGCCGCCTGGCCAGCGTGCTGGTGGCAGCCGCGGGAGTGGTGCTGCTGATCATCCCGTTCACCTCCGGCCCGCTGATGTTCGTGCTGTTCACCGTGCTCGGCGTGGTCAGCGTGCCGGCGATGGTCATCGTGCCGTGGGTGGCCGACCTGGTCTCCGACGAGGAGCGCGGCCGCACCGTGGCGGCCGTGATGACCGGGCTGATCCTCGGCACGCTGCTGTGCCGGACCTTCGCCGGCGCGCTCGCCGACGTGACCACCTGGCAGGTGGTCTACTGGGTGGCCGCCGGCTTCATGGTGCTGTGCCTGCTGGTGCTCCGCCGGGTGCCGGACGACGCCGCCGCGGGCCGGGACCGGATCTCCCCGACCGGGCTCGGCTACGTGACGCTGATCGCCTCCATCCCGGCGATCGCGCTGCGCCGCCGGGCGGTGGTGGAGCGCTGCGTCTACGGCGCGCTGGGCTTCGGCGCCTTCAGCCTGTTCTGGACCGGCCTGCCGCTGTTCCTCGCCGAGGAGCCGTTCTCCTACGGGCCGGGCGCCATCGGCCTGTTCGGGCTGCTCGGCGCGGCCGGCGCGGTGGGCGCCGGACTCGCCGGACGGCTCGCCGACCGCAACCTGCAGGCCGTCACCACGGTGTGCGCCTTCCTGATCGTGGGCCTGTGCTTCCTGGGGCTGGGCACCGGCCTGGACGGTCTGGCGGCGATCATCGTGGCGACGCTGCTGCTGGACCTGGCGATCCAGGGCGCGCACATCACCAACCAGTCGGTGATCTACCAGGGCGCCCCGCTGGTCCGCAGCCGGATCACCACCGCCTACATGACGAGCTACTTCGCCGGCGGGGCGATCGGCTCCGCGCTGGCCACCGCGATGTGGTCGGGTGGGGGCTGGCGGGCGGTCTGCCTGCTGGGCGCCGGCTTCGCGGCCCTGGCGCTGCTGGTCTTCGTCGTGCGGGCCGCGGTCGGCCGGATGGTGGCCGGGCGCGGTGGCGGCCAGGGCGCCGGCGGCGTCGGCTGA
- a CDS encoding acyl carrier protein, with translation MSEQTTDIQEFLISTLGERFRVPAAKLSAGARLSELGLDSLGTVELGMVVKKKYGAVFSAGEISIEFTVGDVAELIGKKVAEAEVPAS, from the coding sequence GTGAGCGAGCAGACCACCGACATCCAGGAGTTCCTCATCTCGACCCTGGGCGAGCGCTTCCGCGTCCCGGCCGCCAAGCTGTCGGCCGGGGCCCGCCTGTCCGAGCTCGGGCTGGACTCCCTCGGCACCGTCGAGCTGGGCATGGTCGTGAAGAAGAAGTACGGCGCGGTCTTCTCCGCGGGCGAGATCAGCATCGAGTTCACCGTGGGCGACGTGGCCGAGCTCATCGGCAAGAAGGTGGCCGAGGCCGAGGTCCCCGCGTCATGA
- a CDS encoding FAD-dependent monooxygenase: MAKETEVLVVGAGPTGLTLAAGLLRRGIRVRIIDQAARSNPHSKAVTLWPRAIEVFDALGVGDRIFGMGVKLSATSYWTRDRQIGRVPLRPLQHTRYPVPISLPQNQTEAVLRDVVTEAGGRIEFGRRLASLENGPDGVVATLEDGETISASWLVGCDGAHSTVRDQVGVRFEGETYPQSFVLVDGEYDTEYVHDESYYVMGRTGVMVVVGLPGGLYRVFASVPPGQKVEDVEKTVEAIIEERSPLRLRQTKSAGSGLFQIHRKLADRMRVGRVLLAGDAAHIHSPAGGLGMNTGVQDAYSAAWRLAGVLRGSLDASQIDEWERERLFVARGVVTEADRQTQMWMMQGWQRQVRDALIRVGIGSGVLERVMPPRMAQMTLVLPGGDKATGRLRPGARIPDVALGPDRLYSRLSGGGHLLLLFTDEVAAALKALGIEGKTDPDLLRVVAVTSGAPRGGVPEAVSETVTDVGGRIRRALGAPSGAVCLVRPDTVIAAAAVASDETGRAALRSRLPRPAATPEPEYQAD; encoded by the coding sequence GTGGCTAAGGAAACAGAGGTTCTGGTCGTCGGCGCCGGTCCCACCGGCCTGACGCTGGCCGCCGGCCTGCTCCGGCGGGGGATCCGGGTGCGGATCATCGACCAGGCGGCGCGGTCGAACCCGCACTCCAAGGCGGTGACCCTGTGGCCGCGGGCCATCGAGGTGTTCGACGCCCTCGGGGTCGGCGACCGCATCTTCGGCATGGGCGTCAAGCTCAGCGCCACCAGTTACTGGACCCGGGACCGGCAGATCGGCCGGGTGCCGCTGCGCCCGCTGCAGCACACCCGGTACCCGGTGCCGATCTCGCTCCCGCAGAACCAGACCGAGGCCGTGCTGCGCGACGTGGTGACGGAGGCGGGCGGCAGGATCGAGTTCGGCCGCCGCCTGGCCTCCCTGGAGAACGGGCCGGACGGCGTGGTGGCCACGCTGGAGGACGGCGAGACCATCTCGGCCTCCTGGCTGGTCGGCTGCGACGGCGCGCACAGCACCGTCCGCGACCAGGTGGGGGTGCGCTTCGAGGGCGAGACCTACCCGCAGTCCTTCGTCCTGGTGGACGGCGAGTACGACACGGAGTACGTGCACGACGAGTCGTACTACGTGATGGGCCGCACCGGCGTGATGGTCGTGGTCGGCCTGCCGGGCGGGCTGTACCGGGTGTTCGCCAGCGTGCCGCCGGGCCAGAAGGTCGAGGACGTCGAGAAGACCGTCGAGGCGATCATCGAGGAGCGCTCGCCGCTGCGGCTGAGGCAGACGAAGTCCGCCGGCAGCGGCCTGTTCCAGATCCACCGCAAGCTCGCCGACCGGATGCGGGTCGGCCGGGTGCTGCTGGCCGGCGACGCGGCGCACATCCACTCCCCCGCCGGCGGGCTCGGCATGAACACCGGTGTCCAGGACGCCTACTCGGCCGCCTGGCGGCTGGCCGGCGTGCTGCGCGGCTCGCTGGACGCCTCCCAGATCGACGAGTGGGAGCGCGAGCGGCTGTTCGTCGCGCGCGGCGTCGTCACCGAGGCCGACCGGCAGACCCAGATGTGGATGATGCAGGGCTGGCAGCGCCAGGTGCGCGACGCGCTGATCCGGGTCGGCATCGGCAGCGGCGTGCTGGAGCGGGTCATGCCGCCCCGGATGGCCCAGATGACGCTGGTGCTGCCGGGCGGTGACAAGGCGACCGGGCGCCTGCGTCCGGGCGCCCGCATCCCGGACGTGGCGCTCGGCCCGGACCGGCTGTACTCCCGGCTGTCCGGCGGCGGCCACCTGCTGCTGCTGTTCACCGACGAGGTGGCGGCGGCGCTGAAGGCGCTCGGCATCGAGGGCAAGACCGACCCGGACCTGCTGCGGGTCGTCGCGGTCACCTCGGGCGCGCCGCGGGGCGGCGTCCCGGAGGCCGTCAGCGAGACGGTCACCGACGTCGGCGGCCGGATCCGCCGGGCCCTGGGCGCCCCGAGCGGAGCCGTCTGCCTGGTCCGGCCGGACACCGTGATCGCGGCGGCGGCCGTGGCCTCGGACGAGACCGGGCGGGCCGCGCTGCGGTCCAGGCTGCCGAGGCCGGCCGCCACCCCGGAACCGGAGTACCAGGCGGACTGA
- a CDS encoding beta-ketoacyl-[acyl-carrier-protein] synthase family protein produces the protein MTRPAHGPDIVVTGLGAVSAAGIGTEENWRGVRSGRSAVATDPELAGLPVDISCRVPEYDVDGLIGWQEARRIDRTTQLAIVAAHEALADAGLDPKTWDGARVGVVMGTSNGGAGTMEREYVTFVKEGHEWVSPLVGVTAPMNMLAGYLAIHLGAFGPNLVTATACASGPTALGTARMLLRSGACDVVVAGGAEAPLTQMSMSALHQMGALSKRTDDPAAACRPFDAGRDGMVAAEGAGVLILERAEDARARGARRRARLAGYGASADGYHLSAPDPSGAGAERAIRMALADADLAPGDIDHVNAHGSSTPLNDLTEGRVIGRVYGDRVAVTSTKGVVGHALGAAGALESVYTVLALEHGEVPPTANLEQQDKEIEVDVVAGAARPVPIRAASTHSFGFGGQNAVIVFDSAV, from the coding sequence ATGACCCGGCCGGCACACGGCCCCGACATCGTGGTCACCGGCCTGGGCGCGGTCTCCGCGGCCGGGATCGGCACCGAGGAGAACTGGCGGGGCGTCCGCTCGGGGCGGTCGGCGGTGGCCACCGACCCCGAGCTGGCCGGCCTTCCGGTCGACATCTCCTGCCGGGTGCCGGAGTACGACGTGGACGGCCTGATCGGCTGGCAGGAGGCCCGCCGCATCGACCGCACCACCCAGCTGGCCATCGTCGCGGCGCACGAGGCGCTGGCCGACGCCGGACTGGACCCGAAGACCTGGGACGGCGCGCGCGTCGGCGTGGTGATGGGCACCTCCAACGGGGGTGCCGGCACCATGGAGCGGGAGTACGTCACCTTCGTCAAGGAAGGCCACGAGTGGGTCTCCCCGCTGGTCGGCGTGACGGCTCCGATGAACATGCTCGCCGGCTACCTCGCCATCCACCTGGGCGCCTTCGGCCCCAACCTGGTGACGGCCACCGCCTGTGCCTCGGGCCCCACGGCGCTGGGCACGGCGCGGATGCTGCTGCGGTCGGGCGCGTGCGACGTCGTGGTCGCCGGCGGTGCGGAGGCGCCGTTGACCCAGATGAGCATGAGCGCGCTGCACCAGATGGGCGCGCTGTCCAAGCGGACCGACGACCCGGCCGCCGCCTGCCGCCCGTTCGACGCGGGGAGGGACGGCATGGTCGCCGCCGAGGGCGCGGGCGTGCTGATCCTGGAACGGGCCGAGGACGCCAGGGCCCGGGGCGCCCGCCGGCGGGCGCGGCTCGCCGGCTACGGCGCCTCCGCGGACGGCTACCACCTGTCGGCTCCGGATCCGTCCGGCGCCGGCGCGGAGCGGGCGATCCGGATGGCGCTGGCCGACGCGGACCTCGCGCCCGGCGACATCGACCACGTCAACGCGCACGGCTCCTCCACCCCGCTCAACGACCTGACGGAGGGCCGGGTGATCGGCCGGGTCTACGGCGACCGGGTCGCGGTCACCTCCACCAAGGGCGTGGTGGGCCACGCGCTCGGCGCCGCCGGGGCGCTGGAGTCCGTCTACACCGTCCTGGCGCTGGAGCACGGCGAGGTGCCCCCGACCGCCAACCTGGAGCAGCAGGACAAGGAGATCGAGGTGGACGTCGTGGCCGGCGCGGCCCGGCCCGTGCCGATCCGGGCGGCGTCCACCCATTCGTTCGGCTTCGGCGGCCAGAACGCCGTCATCGTGTTCGACTCCGCCGTCTGA
- the fabG gene encoding 3-oxoacyl-ACP reductase FabG, translating into MNRSVLVSGGNRGIGLAIAQSFVKAGDRVAVTYRTGEPPDGLLGVHCDLSRPETIESAFDEAERVNGPVEVLVANAGVSRDMLLLQMEDQDFLDVVDTNLTGAFRMARRAAGGMLGARWGRLIFVSSAVALMGAAGQANYAASKAGLVGFARSLAWELGSRNITSNVVTPGAIETDMVSGVSQARREAVIQMTPLGRTGTPEDVAGVVQFLASEAAGFVTGAVIPVSGGFAMGH; encoded by the coding sequence ATGAACCGTTCAGTTCTGGTGTCCGGTGGGAACCGGGGCATCGGACTGGCGATCGCCCAGTCCTTCGTCAAGGCGGGGGACCGGGTGGCCGTCACCTACCGCACCGGCGAGCCGCCGGACGGCCTGCTCGGCGTCCACTGCGACCTGTCCCGGCCGGAGACCATCGAGTCGGCCTTCGACGAGGCCGAGCGGGTCAACGGCCCGGTGGAGGTGCTGGTGGCCAACGCCGGGGTCAGCCGGGACATGCTGCTCCTCCAGATGGAGGACCAGGACTTCCTGGACGTGGTGGACACCAACCTCACCGGGGCGTTCCGGATGGCCCGGCGCGCGGCCGGCGGCATGCTCGGCGCCCGCTGGGGGCGTCTGATCTTCGTCTCCTCGGCGGTCGCCCTGATGGGCGCGGCCGGGCAGGCCAACTACGCGGCCTCCAAGGCCGGTCTGGTCGGCTTCGCCCGCTCGCTCGCCTGGGAGCTGGGCAGCCGGAACATCACGTCGAACGTGGTGACCCCCGGCGCCATCGAGACCGACATGGTCAGCGGGGTCAGCCAGGCCCGCAGGGAGGCGGTCATCCAGATGACCCCGCTGGGCCGCACCGGAACGCCGGAGGACGTGGCGGGCGTGGTGCAGTTCCTCGCCAGCGAGGCCGCCGGGTTCGTCACCGGCGCGGTGATCCCGGTCAGCGGCGGCTTCGCCATGGGGCATTGA